From Lonchura striata isolate bLonStr1 chromosome 3, bLonStr1.mat, whole genome shotgun sequence, one genomic window encodes:
- the CST7 gene encoding cystatin-F: protein MAVNFSCSFTAFFCLALWSFTGTSGGTYVTPPHSTIRPGFPVPVNTNNPTVRKAARFGVYRYNNSSNDLFLFKESQIKKAMVQIVRGLKYMLHVEIKRTVCEKRDHSSLDSCHFQREKNLQQMLRCYFEVWITPWTHEVHIPVAHCHQDLSP, encoded by the exons ATGGCAGTGAACTTCTCCTGCAGCTTCACTGCATTTTTCTGTTTGGCACTCTGGAGCTTCACTGGGACTTCAGGTG GTACATATGTAACACCACCCCACTCAACCATAAGACCTGGCTTTCCTGTCCCAGTGAACACCAACAACCCCACAGTCCGCAAGGCTGCTCGCTTTGGGGTCTACAGATACAACAACAGCTCCAATGACCTCTTTCTGTTTAAGGAATCACAGATAAAGAAAGCCATGGTACAG ATAGTCAGAGGGCTGAAGTACATGCTTCACGTGGAAATCAAACGCACCGTGTGTGAGAAGAGGGATCACTCCAGCCTGGACAGCTGTCacttccagagggaaaaaaacctgcaacAG ATGTTGAGATGCTATTTTGAGGTCTGGATAACACCTTGGACACATGAAGTGCATATCCCTGTTGCCCACTGTCACCAAGACCTTTCCCCATGA